In one window of Catalinimonas alkaloidigena DNA:
- a CDS encoding RidA family protein, with amino-acid sequence MADSIHSQRAPKPVGAYPHARRVGNLLFLSGVGSRIPGTNEIPGAHYDEHGTLVSSDFEAECHQVFSNVRQILEDAGADWSNLVDVTVFLTHLERDFPTYNRLYADYFRENQPCRTTLGVDRLPTDIAIELKCIAVLD; translated from the coding sequence ATGGCTGACTCCATCCATTCGCAGCGCGCTCCGAAACCGGTCGGGGCCTATCCGCACGCCCGTCGCGTCGGGAATTTGTTGTTTTTGTCGGGCGTGGGCTCGCGCATTCCCGGCACCAACGAAATCCCCGGGGCGCACTACGACGAACACGGCACGTTGGTGAGTTCCGACTTCGAGGCCGAATGCCATCAGGTGTTTAGTAACGTGCGGCAGATTCTGGAGGACGCGGGCGCGGACTGGAGTAACCTGGTGGATGTGACGGTTTTTCTGACCCACCTGGAGCGCGACTTCCCGACCTACAACCGCCTCTATGCCGACTACTTTCGGGAGAACCAGCCGTGCCGTACGACGCTGGGCGTAGATCGGTTGCCCACCGACATTGCGATCGAACTGAAGTGCATCGCGGTACTGGACTAG
- a CDS encoding aminopeptidase P N-terminal domain-containing protein, giving the protein MRYESIGKELFTYNRKQLADRLKPNALAVFNANDIMPTNADGTMPFRQNNDLFYLSGIDQEESILLIYPDCPDPAHREVLFLRETNEHIAIWEGHKYTKEEARETSGIEKVYWLTQFPSVFQGLMAACDYVYLNSNEHTRAVIEVETRDARFIREVRQKYPLHHYERVTPLMHQLRAIKSKREVELIQKACNITEKGFRRVLEFVRPGVMEFEIEAEYAHEFLRNRSKGFAYTPIIASGHNACVLHYIANDQPCQDGDLLLMDVGAEYANYASDMTRTIPVSGRFTPRQREVYDAVLRVMRQAAAMLRPGNTLDEYHKEVGRIMESELIGLRLLEREAVKNQDPEKPLYKKYFMHGTSHHLGLDVHDVGNKYRTFEPGMVFTCEPGIYIREEGIGIRLENDFLVTSGHPVDLMANIPLEAEEIEEAMQASVKA; this is encoded by the coding sequence ATGAGGTACGAATCTATCGGAAAAGAATTGTTTACCTACAATCGGAAGCAACTCGCCGACCGCCTTAAACCCAATGCGTTAGCCGTTTTTAACGCCAATGATATCATGCCCACCAATGCCGACGGCACCATGCCCTTCCGGCAGAATAACGATCTGTTTTATCTGTCGGGCATTGATCAAGAGGAAAGTATTCTGCTGATCTACCCGGATTGCCCCGATCCGGCACATCGCGAGGTTCTGTTCCTGCGCGAAACCAACGAGCACATTGCCATCTGGGAGGGCCACAAGTACACGAAAGAAGAAGCACGCGAAACGTCGGGCATCGAAAAGGTCTACTGGCTCACGCAATTTCCGTCCGTGTTTCAGGGGCTGATGGCGGCCTGCGATTACGTTTACCTGAACTCGAACGAGCATACGCGCGCCGTGATCGAAGTGGAAACCCGCGACGCGCGGTTTATCCGCGAAGTACGTCAGAAATATCCGCTGCACCACTACGAGCGCGTCACGCCGCTGATGCACCAACTGCGTGCCATCAAGTCCAAGCGGGAAGTGGAGCTGATTCAGAAGGCGTGCAACATCACCGAAAAAGGCTTCCGGCGGGTGCTCGAGTTTGTTCGTCCGGGCGTCATGGAATTTGAAATCGAGGCGGAATACGCACACGAGTTTCTGCGGAACCGTTCGAAGGGATTTGCCTACACGCCCATCATCGCTTCGGGCCACAACGCCTGCGTCCTGCACTACATCGCGAACGACCAGCCCTGCCAAGATGGCGATCTGCTGTTGATGGACGTGGGGGCCGAGTATGCCAACTACGCTTCGGACATGACGCGCACCATCCCGGTGAGCGGTCGGTTTACGCCTCGCCAGCGCGAAGTGTACGACGCCGTGTTGCGGGTGATGCGCCAGGCGGCGGCGATGCTGCGGCCGGGCAATACGCTGGACGAGTACCACAAGGAAGTGGGGCGGATTATGGAAAGTGAGTTGATCGGCTTGCGACTGCTGGAGCGGGAAGCGGTGAAAAACCAGGACCCCGAAAAGCCGCTGTACAAGAAGTATTTTATGCACGGCACCTCGCACCACCTGGGCCTGGATGTACACGACGTAGGAAATAAGTACCGCACGTTTGAGCCGGGCATGGTGTTTACCTGCGAGCCGGGCATCTACATCCGCGAAGAGGGCATCGGCATCCGCCTGGAAAACGATTTTCTGGTGACTAGTGGCCATCCGGTCGATCTGATGGCGAACATTCCGCTCGAAGCCGAGGAGATCGAGGAAGCCATGCAGGCTTCGGTGAAGGCGTAG
- a CDS encoding carboxypeptidase regulatory-like domain-containing protein: protein MKKVIPFLFVCFLMAALAPTPASAQLVKTSLRVTVLNELGNPQENATVKLYLNEDDYKQSANPVATEKTDEKGRATFKELESKAYFVEAEKGDMNNYGLGTKTDKLVEKRMNKVNVVIE from the coding sequence ATGAAAAAAGTCATTCCGTTTCTGTTCGTCTGTTTCCTGATGGCCGCCCTCGCGCCTACCCCGGCGTCGGCGCAACTGGTCAAAACCAGCCTCCGCGTTACCGTGCTGAACGAGTTGGGCAACCCGCAGGAGAACGCGACCGTCAAGCTGTACCTGAACGAAGACGATTACAAGCAAAGCGCCAACCCGGTCGCCACGGAAAAGACCGACGAGAAAGGCCGCGCTACGTTCAAGGAACTGGAGTCCAAGGCCTATTTTGTAGAAGCCGAAAAAGGAGACATGAACAATTACGGATTGGGCACCAAGACCGACAAGTTGGTCGAAAAGCGCATGAACAAGGTCAACGTCGTCATCGAATAA